The DNA region ttcatagaaaatgactcaagtaaaagtgaaagtcacccagtaaaataccacttgagtaaaattatttattttaaatatacttaagtatcaaaagtaaatgtaattactaaaatatacttaaatatcaaaagtaaaattataaataatttcaaattccttatattaagcaaaccagacataatttacaactgaaacatttgtgtttagtgagtcaaccagatcagaggcagtaaggatgaccatggatgttctcttgataagtgcgtgaatttgacaattttcctgtcctgctaagcattcaaaatgtaacgagtacttttgggtgtcagggaaaatgtatggagtaaaaagtacattattttctttaggaatgtagtggagtaaaagtaaaagttgtgaaaaatagaaatagtaaagtaaagtacagatacgcaaaaaaacgacttaagtagtactttaaagtatttttactgatcTGGACCATATAGTGCAAATCAATTGTAAAATAAAAAGGTGCGCCCCAGGTCTGGCCCACATACTGCACAAAGGTACAGCTCAGTTCCCGGCTAGGCTGCCGGTCTAAAGGTGGGCCAGATGCAGGCTGCCACACAGACCTTATATGGGGCTACATTCAACCAGCTACTCCCCAAATTAAATTTAAATACTCTTCTATTAAATGCTGACTTAAATGAAAGAGAAGAGCAGTTGCAGATAAAGTCAAACAAAAATGGCCTCCCGAGtgccgcagcggtctaaggcactgcatcgcagtgcttgaggtgtcactaaatcaaatccaattttatttgtcacatgcgccgaatacaacaggtgtagaccttaccgtgaaatgcttacttacaagcccttaaccaacaatgcagttcaagaaatagagttaagaaaatatttactaaataaactaaagtaaaaaattaaataaaaagtaacacaataaaataactataatgaggctatatacagggggtactgggaccaagtcaatgtgcgggggtacaggttagtcgaggtaatttgtacatgtaggtaggggtaaagtgactatgcttagataataaacagtgagtagcagcagtgtggggggggtcaatgtaaatagtccgggtggacaattgattaattgttcagcagtcttatggcttgggggtagaagctgttaaggaaccttttggacctagacttggtgctccattaccgcttgccgtgcggtagcagagagaatagtctatgacatgggtggctggagtctttgacaattttcggccctccttttccggTAGTCCatgataatctcctttgtcttgctcacattgagggagaggttgttgtccttgtaccaaactgccaggtctctgacctcctccctatagactgtctcatcgttgtctgtgatcaggcctaccaccgttgtgtcgtcagcaaacttaatgatggtattggagtcgtgcttggcctcgcagtcgtgggtgaacagggagtacaggaggagactaagcacgcacccctgaggggcccccgtgttgaggatcagcgtggcagatgtgttgttgcctacccttaccaactgggggcggcccgtcaggaagtccaggatccagttgcagaggggagtgtttagtcccagggtccttagcttagtgatgagctttgtgggcactatggtgttgaacgctgaactgtagtcaatgaacagcattctcacataggtgttccttttgtccaggtgggaaagggcagtgtggagtgcgattgagattgtgtcatctgtggatctgttggggtggtatgtgaattggagtgggtctagggtttctgggatgatggtgttgatgtgagccatgaccagccattcaaagcactttatggctaccgacgtgagtgctacggggcggtagtcatttcaggaggttaccttcgctttcttgggtggagggactatggtggtctgcttgaaacatgtaggtattacagactcggtcagggagaggttgaaaatgtcagtgttgacacttgccagttggtccgcacatGCTCTGAATACACATCCTGGTAATTCGTCTGGCCCCGCGCCTTGTGAATGTTGGCCTGTTtgaaggtcttgctcacatcggctatggagagcgtgatcacactgtcgtccggaacagctggtgctctcatgcatgcttcagtgttgctgttcagtgttgcttgttacagacctgggttcgatcccaggctgtgtcacaaaaGGCAGTGGCCGATGTCCCattggctcatcgcactctagtgattccttgtggcaggccgggcgcatgcaggctgacttcagtcgtcagttgaactgtgtttcctccaacacattggtgtagctggcttccgggttaagcaggcgggtgtcaagaagcgcggtttggcgggtcatgtttcgtaggacgcatgactcgaccttcgcctctcccgagcccgttggggagttgcagcgatgagacaagattgtaattggatcgcaattggatatcacgaaattggggagaaaaaggggggtaaaattaactttaaaaaaataagaatTCATCAAAAAATTAATCTGGTTTATTACAAGTCGCAACAGGAAACAAGAAGCATAGAAAAACATACAGCTTCTTACATGAAGCACAAAAAATATATAGTATAGGTACTCCAATGCATTGAATTGGTGCCACAAATGACAgcggccaggtaaacaaaaccaaaaaaTGGACTGCTTTCATACCTTGTCCATatactgcttacagggtaaggataACTGGTCATACGAAAATGggtcaccttttagccaggtacatttctatggcaacgaatccttcagaactaacccgCTCCGGAGCAGGCTAACTCGGGGCtaactccatttatcctgaatgaagtgtctgcCACGAGTACCAATGCAATCAGATACCCTCCCTCTCACAAAGATTGCGGCATCATcaccttcatttgaggaagacgactgattaagtattaataaataaattagacctacccctaaaccctaacattaccctaaccattttacatttcaacttcaatggggtagggacgtcccaaggatccctgatTGCACGGACCTGAAAAGAAACCATACAGTACAAAGAGGGCAGGGTTTAGGGCGTGTCTTATCCAACATCTGTGATGACGTCAAAGATCGCTGACACAGAGGTTGTTTTGGAGGAAGTGACAAGAGATTGAAAAATAAAGAATTAGGCCCTCTTCAAGTAAACAAGCAGGGATTCATTTCGCTTAATAATTTATCTTACTTTGGAAACACAGGTGGCCACCTATTAGTATTAAAAGTATATTGCATAGAATTAAAGAGACGTGCGTTCTGACTGCAGCTAACCACCACTGGTGGCACCAGACAGTTTTCCGTCCGATCTCGGCCTATCCAGCTAGCCTAGGTTGGGGGGCAGACAGACAAAATTGAATTCATCTGTTTTTTATCCAGCAGGACGAAAGGCCCATTTTGACATTCTTTAATATACCATCCCTGAGTTTGGGTTGATCAAGGTAAGATTTGTAACCGGTATTCTTTTTGTGCACAAATATTTgataaaatgtatttttaaaatgtttaccaATTAGCCTGCTAAGAGACGCTAAGTACTGAGCTAGCTAACGGGTCGATTGTCCCCGCAGTGGGTGTTGGGCACTAGCCACTGACTGTGCACTGTCTAAAGTCAGCTATATAACGAATGTTAGCTTGTTTCTCTACTCTCTGTGTCACTCAAAATCCATAGTCCTGTCCCAATTAATTGTGCAATTACAGTTAGTTAGCCAGtaagctaacgttacatgtcaaATGGCGTTGCTAGCTTGTTGGCTAATGTCTGCGTTAACAGTCTGCGTCCAGAGCCATACTAGTTAGTATTTATTTTCTAAATTCATGGCTCTGTAAATatatagatagctagctaacttactaGCTAGACCCATCAGGGGTGAAGTTAAGTGACTAGACTTAGTCAACTCGGTTTGGCTGAGAACGTCACGAAAATGATGCGCGCGCATCGATGTGGCCGGAAAGTGTGTTATGATTCTGATAActgtcagatagctagcaacaatgacaagaagctggcTCATTGgatcttgttattgataccatgtcttgttttgaggtgtttgactgtggctagctagttaacaaaCAACTGTACATTTGAGACAACAaacggggcagcaggtagcttagtggctaagagcgttgtgccagtaaccgaaaggcacttaaccctaattgctcctgtaaatcgagcgtctgctaaatgacaaaaacattaaaaaaaagaaaagaaaaaaagtgcccattgtgcaaatgtatttatgttttcaataaacattcagagagaaaatatagtttacatgttgtcatcaagctaagccaaccctgtctgttttttcTGATATTTGTGCACATGTCGGTTTTGTTTCGTAAACTACCAACCCCTctatagagatcctattaaattagagtattctaattctatgatgccagctacagttgaagtcggaagtttacatacaccttagccaaatacatttaaactcagtttttcacaatttctgacctttaatcatagtaaaaatgccctttcttaggtcagttaggatcaccactttattttaagaatgtgaaatgtcagaataatagtagagagaatgatttatttcagcttttatttattttatcacattcccagtgggtcagaagtttatatacactcaattagtatttggtagcattgcctttaaattgcttaactGGGGTCAaaggtttcgggtagccttccacaagcttcccacaataagttgggtgaattttgacccattcctcctgacagagctggtgtaactgagtcaggtttgtaggcctccttgctcgcacacgctttttcagttctgcccacaaattttctataggatcagggctttgtgatggccactccagtaccttgactttgttgtccttaagccattttgccacaactttggaagtatgcttggggtcattgttcattttgaagacccatttgcaaccaagctttaacttcctgactgatatcttgagattttgcttcaatatatccacataattttccttcctcgtgatgccatctattttgtgaagtgcaccagtccctcctgcagcaaagcacccccacagcatgatgctgccacccccgtgcttcacggttggtgttcttcggcttgcaagccacccccattttcctccaaacataacaatggtcattatggccaaacagttttgtttttgtttcatcagaccagaggacatttctccaaaaagtacgatctttgtccccatgtgcagttgcaaaccgtagtctggcttttttatggcggttttggagcagtggcttcttccttgctgagcagcctttcaggttatgtcgatataggactagttttactgtggatatagatacttttgtacctgtttcctccagcatcttcacaaggtcgtttgctgttgttctgggattgatttgcacttttcgcaccaaagtatgttaatctctaggagacagaatgcgtctccttcctgagcggtatgacggctgcgtggtcccatggtgtttatacttgcgtactattgtttgtacagatgaacgtggtaccttcaggcgtctggaaattgctcccaaggatgaaccagatttgtagaggtctacaattatttttctgagatcttggctgatttcttttgattttcccatgatgtcaagcaaagaggcactgagtttgaagctaggccttgaaatacatccacaggtacacctccaattgactcaaatgatgtcaattagcctatcagaagcttctaaagccatgacataattttctggaattttccaaggtgtttaaaggcacagtcaacttagtgtatgtaaacttctgacccactggaattgtgatacagtgaattataagtgaaataatctgtctgtaaacaattgttggaaaaattgtacaaagtagatgtcctaaccgacttgccaaaactatagtttgttaacaagaaatgtgtggagtggttgaaaaacgagttttaacgactccaacctaagtgtatgtaaacttccgacttcaactgtatgtagtatACTAGCAAGCATTAGCAAACAAGCAGACAGTTTATCCAGAGTTTAGCTAGAGCTGTCATGCTAGGCAATTTAGCTAACCTGGTTGAtaaaatagctaacgttagtgttGTATGATGTGCTCATCTGTAATCattagcattagctagctagcctagtaCTATGTTAGCAACTGGTAACattagctaacctagctagccaactaggGGTGTAGTCATTAGTCGAattccgttgcaaaatgtttcaTCTGTTGCAATTGCAAAACttttgcaacagaaaccgtttagcgTTTATTCTaggaagcaaatggaacaaaaacggggagggacctacctgaatttgtccaatataaattattgtttttgttgcaaaacgttttccatTTGAAGTAAACTGTTTCCATTTTGCAACAGACCAAATGTTTTGCTACGGAatccgactaatgaatacaccccaaaTAGTCAAAACTGGCTCCTTGGGACGTCACCCCATtaaagttgacatttaaaatggtttaggtaagggttatgggtaggggttaaggtcagggtttaggaaagggacgtcccaaggatctgGATAGGACTAACCAATAAATCATTATTGGTGTTGTTTTCTAGATGAGAACCATGTGACCCAACTCTCACGAATGTCATGGGTTGCAGCCAGCCAGACCACAGTCAGAGAACTGCCCTATTAATGTTAGAAATGAAAAAAGCTATATAATGCTTCATTTAATTGTTCAGACTGAGGTTAGGCCTCTTTTGCCACCATGCATCCATCTTCCACCCTCATAATCGAGTGGTCTAATGGATCACTTATGTAGGTCTACATCCCAGGTCAGGGTTCTTGGATGCAAGGTCTTGTGGTGTGATTTACTGACAAATTGAGAAACTAGTTCAGTTTAACTTTGCTGTACTATATTACACCAAATAACCTTATTATACTGATTTACTCTGTCTTAATACTGTGCTCAGTAAAATATTCACATTAGAATGTAATTGTTTTCCATGCTGtagtatatgtgtttgtgtgctctAAGCAAATGTTGGACTCCGTACTCAAAGCTTAGCCTAATGCAAACTGCATGGTCCAGTGTTGGCTCCCTTTGCCTTCAATGATTGAAATGAGAGAGCAGAGGTAGTGGACGTTGACCGTCTTTTAAAGATGCAACCTTTGGCTACTATTTAGGCTAGTATAGGACACTGAGTAACTAACTGCTTGTGCAAGAACTGCAGCAATGAGAATGCATTTAAGAGCCTGGCTTGTTTTGAAATGTAGCCTATGTCATCATGTTTCTGGCCCCCCCTGATAGCTTATTTCCTTATGCCATGATCTTTATCAACCAGTCAGTCATATGGAATCAATACTATCCTGGTGTTTTCCATGCTTGTCTGCATATTTTTTGGAACAAACACCATTTTACTGTGAAGCCAATAATGGAACTGATACTGTATGTCATTACTTTAACGATAAGAATAAAGTGGTGAGAAGTATTTTCGCAATTCATTGTAATCATTGCTATTTTCTCAAGTTTTCTTGAATAAAGTCAGATCTAAAAAGGTTAAGGGTACAAGACTGTATACATAGCTGGCTGTGTTGGCAAAATCACTACATATCCCATCGAGCAAAGCAGGGAGAGGCTGCCCGTTGTCACAGTTCCTACGCCAATGACGCCAGTGGATCTCAAAATCGAACTTGGATCCGCGTTAAGTAGCAATGATATCCTTTGCCACTGTCGCCTTACGACAGATATCTCAAACCAGTCATGACTATTCAACAAGACAATAAAACAATAAATAATTTAAGGTTCTTTCCAGCAATTTTCTTAGTTACATAATTGTATAACTAGCAaaggagttttgaagttgagggtGCAGTATTTATAAAGTTAGGCAACATTAGTGATTGATTAGTAATGCCTGACGAGTTCATATAAATTGGtgtctgttacgtgaactgaTTAAGATGGTGTTTGCTTCCTGAGAATAAAGTCACGTTTTATGAGCTCCTGTATGCTGCTTCTGTCTAGTCTTAACTTTCCTTATAGTTCATGTTCCCCCCTCTGAACGGCACATTATATTACCGTCAATGCAGCATTCTTAACAGAGAACCCTCATTGTCACTTTGTGTTGCTTGAAATAAAATTAAGTTGAAATGAAGGTTGCTTTGTTTCAATGCTAGGGTAACCATTAAGGGTGAGGccccttgagagagagagagaagcagtgcTAATGATGGCACTGCATGGCAGCCTTGCTTAGCCTAAATGTTGTGAATTTTTTATTTTGGGGAGATATGGTGATGCTGTTAAGAAAATGTAGGTCAGTGAGAGCAAGAGATACTTTATCAACAAGAATAGTGTATTCCACTCTCTCTCACAGTCTGTGGATCAAGTCACATAACTGGCCTTCACATGTTGAAACGTTTCTGGTTTACGTTAAGCCTACATTCCTCTCCCAAACCTGTGTCCTGTGCAATTGAAAATAGAGGAACATGTTGGAGGGGAAGGCAGAGTTTTAAAGACTAGGCTTGTTGTTTGTTGTTGCTTATTTAGGTAAGCAGTCTCCAATGAGGGACAAACTGTACTTGGTTACATTCCCAGAACTATTCCTACTCAGAGCATTTCAACACACACTGTGCCAGATGGCCAATCGCAACTTCTAATGGGCGTGGTTCCACATTTGATTGACAGACGGGCAGTATAACGTGTGACCTTTGGGCCTACTgttatgtgtgtttatgtgtatagCCTACATGTGTTCCTGAATGTCTCCATGTGCGGGCatgccagtgtctgtgtgtgttgtaatcCCCATGACTGGACCACTAGCTTTGGACCACATGACTACAGTGAGGGTGAGCTGGCAGCTGGTCAAAGTAGTCCATGGCACAAAGGAAGTGTTCCAAGTATTTGCAGtagtagcctattataatattgcCTGCGTCGTAGAGCATAAACAGCATTGCTTTTTAACACTGGGAGGGGTTCTACAGTCAAGACACAGGCAGCATGCTTTATAGGCTGCTTTTATACTGTGTTTATCATGATGGATGATGTTAGCCATGCTACATGGTCAGTCCACCATTCTAATTTAGTGCCCCTTCTATTTCCCCAGCTGTGGCACAATGACATCTAGGAAGAAAGTACTACTTAAAGTCATCATTCTGGGAGACTCTGGGTGAGTGTCCTGTCTACCTTGCACAGCCACTTACACTTCTTCTCTGTTATCATAAAAGGTtacaaaatatatttgtttaccAATCACTCTGTCATAACTGTTGCTGACCTGAATCTCTATCTTGTCAGAGTTGGGAAGACCTCGCTGATGAACCAGTATGTGAATAAGAAGTTCAGTAACCAGTACAAAGCCACAATAGGAGCTGATTTCCTGACGAAAGAAGTGATGGTGGATGACAGGCTTGTTACCATGCAGGTACTGGGGAAGGGATACTATCAAGGTACTCATCACAAGTGCTGTGCTGAAGTACAGGTCAATGGGTAGGCCTATATTTTATTGTTCTTCATAAACGTGTATGCCCCTCCCCTGTGCTCTGTCACAGATCTGGGACACAGCGGGGCAGGAGAGGTTCCAGTCTCTGGGCGTGGCGTTCTACCGCGGGGCAGACTGTTGTGTGCTGGTGTTTGACGTGACCGCCCCCAACACCTTCAAGACTCTAGACAGCTGGAGGGACGAGTTCCTCATCCAGGCCAGCCCGCGAGATCCTGAGAACTTCCCCTTTGTGGTGCTAGGCAACAAGATTGACCTGGAGAACAGACAGGTGGATCCAGATGTAGTGTTTGAGACCAGAGCATCTCAGGCAGTAAGTAGCTTGTGTTCCCTTCAGAGAATGACAGCTGCTTTTTGTCTGTATCTGACAGGTGACGACTAAACGAGCACAGGCCTGGTGTCAGAgcaagaacaacatcccctacTTCGAGACCAGCGCTAAGGAGGCCATCAACGTTGAACAGGCTTTCCAGACTATCGCACGCAATGCTCTTAAACAGGTAGGGGGTCAGAAGGGAACTTGTGAGAGCTTAGCTGAATGCCATGTGTGTATTTACAGTATTAATATCTTGATTTCCATGCATGTTGAAGTCACACAAAAAAAGCTTAACACCATCTCGTCTTTTTCTCCCTTTAGGAGACAGAGGTGGAGTTGTACAATGAGTTCCCTGAACCGATAAAGCTGGACAGGAACGAACGGGCCAACCCATCAGCGGAGGCCTGCAGCTGCTGAGGACCTAGCAGACTTACAGGGCCGTAACTGTCGGCCCTGCTACCCTGTCTTGCCTTgtctaacccctatcccccacACCCCACTGTGTGCTCCCCTTTGCCCAATATTATCACTGGCCTTCGTAGATGCAAGTTCCGCTCGA from Coregonus clupeaformis isolate EN_2021a chromosome 12, ASM2061545v1, whole genome shotgun sequence includes:
- the LOC121578211 gene encoding ras-related protein rab7, whose translation is MTSRKKVLLKVIILGDSGVGKTSLMNQYVNKKFSNQYKATIGADFLTKEVMVDDRLVTMQIWDTAGQERFQSLGVAFYRGADCCVLVFDVTAPNTFKTLDSWRDEFLIQASPRDPENFPFVVLGNKIDLENRQVTTKRAQAWCQSKNNIPYFETSAKEAINVEQAFQTIARNALKQETEVELYNEFPEPIKLDRNERANPSAEACSC